A window from Sinorhizobium fredii encodes these proteins:
- a CDS encoding GNAT family N-acetyltransferase has product MAAVVDTLRAFFAPSTFVIDSENPGDVVARENLLDRAMGPGRRRKSSEKLRRGRVPAEGLALVARDADGHVVGTVRLWNVEAGVNREGNAVPALLLGPLAVDPAQEGKGIGGMLMRVAIQEAKNRGHGAVLLVGDAAYYERFGFFADRTQHLVMPGPFERNRFLALELKEDWLEGAVGMLVASGRKLALPPVKRAA; this is encoded by the coding sequence ATGGCCGCTGTTGTTGACACCCTGCGCGCGTTCTTCGCGCCATCCACCTTTGTAATCGACTCGGAAAACCCGGGCGACGTCGTCGCGCGTGAAAACTTGCTCGACCGGGCCATGGGACCCGGCCGCCGCAGGAAGTCGTCTGAGAAGTTGCGCCGCGGCCGCGTGCCGGCCGAGGGGCTTGCCCTGGTGGCCCGCGACGCCGACGGCCACGTCGTCGGCACCGTGCGTCTCTGGAACGTCGAGGCTGGTGTGAACCGGGAGGGCAACGCCGTCCCCGCACTGCTCCTCGGCCCGCTTGCCGTCGATCCGGCGCAGGAGGGCAAGGGCATCGGCGGCATGCTGATGCGGGTAGCGATCCAGGAGGCGAAGAACCGCGGCCACGGTGCGGTCCTGCTTGTCGGCGACGCGGCTTACTACGAGCGCTTCGGCTTCTTCGCCGATCGGACGCAGCATCTCGTCATGCCCGGCCCGTTCGAGCGCAACCGTTTCCTGGCGCTCGAGCTCAAGGAAGACTGGCTGGAAGGCGCCGTCGGCATGCTCGTCGCCAGCGGCCGGAAGCTCGCTTTGCCGCCGGTCAAGCGCGCCGCCTGA
- a CDS encoding glyoxalase superfamily protein, protein MPHESRALPSLETLKDQAKRLRARLSAEGEQIGHSKALELIAAQYGYRDWNTLCAAVGNRPPFNPWILGARVRGRYLGQPFKGEILSAQALTAKPGHYRLTFKFDEPVDVVTFESFSAFRQRVTATVDESGRTVERTSNGRPHLELEW, encoded by the coding sequence ATGCCGCATGAATCACGCGCGCTCCCATCTCTGGAGACACTGAAGGATCAGGCCAAACGCTTGCGCGCCCGGCTTTCCGCCGAAGGCGAGCAGATTGGCCACTCGAAAGCCCTCGAACTGATCGCCGCGCAATACGGCTATCGAGATTGGAACACCCTTTGTGCCGCTGTCGGTAACCGGCCGCCCTTCAACCCGTGGATACTGGGCGCGCGGGTCAGAGGCCGCTACCTCGGACAGCCCTTCAAGGGCGAAATCCTATCAGCCCAGGCGCTGACCGCGAAGCCGGGCCATTACCGGCTGACGTTCAAGTTCGATGAGCCGGTGGATGTCGTCACGTTCGAAAGCTTCTCGGCCTTCCGGCAAAGGGTGACGGCAACCGTCGACGAAAGCGGCCGCACGGTCGAAAGGACGTCGAACGGAAGGCCGCATCTGGAGCTCGAGTGGTGA
- a CDS encoding LysR family transcriptional regulator — MDTLTRIRAFIDVVDAEGFSAAARRVGKSKALLSKYVRELEDELGALLLNRTTRQFSLTEAGHTYYRSASEILKEIDNLADLVRANNSDLRGRLRITVPRTFVDAEIGQSLIDFGRQHPELSLEIVSDDRFIDLVEEGFDVAIRITRLEDSTLIARKLDDFQVLVCASPDFMAKAGPFAHPSELSKIPCILDTNGRSYSNWRFIEPDGSPFSVPVSGPIEVNSPLAAARAAVTGIGIAVLPDFIARPRVQSGELVTLFDDYLPKDRGIYAIYPHRRYLPTKVRTFVDFLHGWFRKTQ, encoded by the coding sequence ATGGACACTTTGACCCGCATCCGCGCCTTCATCGATGTCGTGGACGCGGAGGGCTTTTCGGCGGCCGCCCGGCGCGTCGGCAAATCCAAGGCATTGCTGTCTAAATATGTCCGCGAACTCGAAGACGAGCTCGGCGCCCTGCTCCTCAACCGGACGACGCGGCAATTCTCGCTGACCGAGGCCGGGCACACCTATTACCGCTCCGCCTCCGAAATCCTGAAGGAGATCGACAATCTTGCCGATCTCGTCCGCGCCAACAATTCCGATCTGCGCGGACGGCTGCGAATCACCGTGCCGCGGACCTTCGTCGATGCGGAGATCGGCCAGTCGTTGATCGACTTCGGCCGGCAGCACCCGGAACTGTCGCTGGAAATCGTTTCCGACGATCGCTTCATCGACCTCGTCGAGGAGGGCTTCGATGTGGCGATCCGCATCACCCGGCTCGAGGACTCGACGCTGATCGCCCGCAAGCTCGACGACTTCCAGGTGCTGGTCTGCGCCTCGCCGGACTTCATGGCGAAGGCCGGTCCCTTCGCGCATCCGAGCGAGCTCTCGAAGATACCCTGCATCCTCGACACCAACGGCCGGTCCTACTCGAACTGGCGTTTCATCGAGCCGGACGGGTCGCCCTTCTCGGTCCCGGTGAGCGGTCCGATCGAGGTCAACAGCCCGCTTGCGGCAGCCCGCGCCGCGGTGACGGGCATCGGGATCGCGGTCCTCCCCGATTTCATCGCCCGGCCGAGGGTCCAGTCCGGCGAGCTCGTGACGCTCTTCGACGACTACCTGCCCAAGGACCGCGGCATCTATGCCATCTATCCGCACCGGCGCTATCTGCCGACGAAGGTGCGGACTTTCGTCGATTTCCTGCATGGCTGGTTTCGCAAGACGCAATGA
- a CDS encoding rhodanese-related sulfurtransferase, with product MTDMFTTPHPAAQGQFLVAALYHFVSFARFAEFREPLQAVCDASGVKGTLLLAHEGINGTIAGSDEGIASVLAFLRAQPEFARLEHKESRASAMPFLRMKVRLKKEIVTMGVDTIDPNKVVGTYVEPKDWNALISDPDTLVIDTRNDYETAIGLFRGAVDPKTKTFREFPDWVRNNTGLHNKPKIAMYCTGGIRCEKATAFMKEEGFEEVYHLKGGILKYLEEVPAEESLWDGACFVFDERVSVTHGLAEGEHTLCHACRQPLALADLQSTLHEEGVSCVHCHEIRTDEDRERYRERQRQIALAKKRGERHLGS from the coding sequence ATGACCGACATGTTCACGACACCGCACCCGGCGGCGCAGGGCCAGTTTCTCGTGGCCGCGCTATACCATTTCGTTTCCTTCGCGCGTTTCGCCGAATTCCGCGAACCGCTGCAGGCGGTCTGCGACGCCAGCGGCGTGAAGGGCACGCTGCTCCTCGCCCACGAAGGCATCAACGGCACGATCGCCGGCAGTGACGAAGGGATTGCGTCGGTGCTCGCCTTTCTGCGCGCGCAACCGGAATTCGCGCGTCTCGAGCACAAGGAAAGCCGGGCCTCGGCCATGCCCTTCCTGCGCATGAAGGTGCGGCTGAAGAAGGAGATCGTCACCATGGGCGTCGACACCATCGACCCCAACAAGGTGGTCGGCACCTATGTGGAGCCGAAGGACTGGAACGCGCTGATCTCCGATCCGGACACGCTGGTCATCGACACGCGCAACGACTACGAGACGGCGATCGGCCTCTTCCGCGGTGCCGTCGATCCGAAGACCAAGACCTTCCGCGAATTTCCCGACTGGGTGCGCAACAACACCGGTCTGCACAACAAGCCGAAGATCGCCATGTACTGCACCGGCGGCATCCGCTGCGAGAAGGCGACCGCCTTCATGAAGGAAGAGGGCTTCGAAGAGGTCTATCACCTCAAAGGCGGCATCCTGAAATATCTCGAGGAAGTCCCGGCGGAGGAAAGCCTCTGGGACGGCGCCTGCTTCGTCTTCGACGAGCGCGTCTCCGTCACCCATGGCCTCGCCGAGGGCGAGCATACGCTCTGCCACGCCTGCCGCCAGCCTCTGGCTCTGGCGGACCTGCAGTCGACGCTTCACGAAGAGGGCGTCTCCTGCGTCCATTGCCACGAGATCCGCACCGACGAGGACCGCGAGCGCTACCGGGAGCGGCAGCGGCAGATCGCCCTGGCGAAGAAACGCGGCGAGCGGCATTTGGGAAGCTGA
- a CDS encoding GNAT family N-acetyltransferase has translation MRDLAKWKGCPAPQPVSIEGRYVRVEPYDRAAHLDPLWHDAFGGLAINPLLKYFTQDDFSGIEAFDAWLSAVQTKSGWITEVFRDKATGKVVGMANYMRADPANGVVEVGGVAHGPAMSRSPLSTEAHYLMARHVFEDLGYRRYEWKCHSENQPSRTTALRLGFTFEGIFRQHMISKHANRDTAWFSMIDSEWPLLKAAFEAWLSPENFDPEGRQKRRLEDIRADLAAREQA, from the coding sequence ATGCGCGATCTTGCCAAGTGGAAGGGATGCCCGGCGCCGCAGCCGGTCTCGATCGAGGGCCGATATGTCCGGGTGGAGCCCTATGACCGGGCGGCGCATCTCGATCCGCTCTGGCACGACGCCTTCGGCGGCTTAGCGATCAACCCGCTGCTCAAATATTTCACCCAGGACGATTTTTCGGGAATCGAGGCCTTCGACGCCTGGCTCTCGGCGGTCCAGACGAAGTCCGGATGGATCACCGAGGTGTTTCGCGACAAGGCGACCGGCAAGGTCGTCGGCATGGCGAACTATATGCGTGCTGACCCCGCCAACGGCGTCGTCGAGGTCGGCGGCGTCGCGCACGGACCGGCCATGTCGCGTTCGCCGCTTTCGACGGAAGCGCATTATCTGATGGCGAGGCACGTTTTCGAGGACCTCGGTTATCGCCGCTACGAGTGGAAATGCCACAGCGAGAACCAGCCGAGCCGCACCACGGCGCTCAGGCTCGGTTTCACCTTCGAAGGCATTTTCCGCCAGCACATGATTTCCAAGCACGCCAATCGCGACACGGCCTGGTTTTCGATGATCGACAGCGAATGGCCGCTCCTCAAGGCGGCGTTCGAGGCCTGGCTTTCGCCGGAGAATTTCGATCCTGAGGGGCGCCAGAAGCGGCGGCTGGAGGACATCCGCGCGGACCTCGCGGCAAGGGAGCAAGCGTGA
- the odc2 gene encoding ornithine/lysine decarboxylase — protein sequence MTTARIIDFLNTRRPEGPCLVVDLDIVRDNFKAFRHALPDSAIYYAVKANPAPEILRLLAGLGSNFDCASVAEIEMALDAGATPARISYGNTIKKERDIARAHALGINLFAVDSHEEVEKVARAAPGARVFCRVLTDGEGAEWPLSRKFGCVPQMAVDVLVYAHQLGLVSYGVSFHVGSQMTKLDAWDAALADAKRVFVQLAKQGIELKMVNMGGGFPTKYLRDVPSAEAYGQAIFGALKKHFGNNIPETIIEPGRGMVGNAGVIKAEVVLVSKKSDNDSHRWVFLDIGKFGGLAETMDEAIRYPIRTARDADAMEPCVLAGPTCDSADVLYERNMYPLPISLTIGDEVLIEGTGAYTTTYSAVAFNGFEPLKAYVI from the coding sequence ATGACCACCGCACGCATCATCGACTTCCTCAACACCCGACGACCCGAAGGCCCCTGCCTCGTTGTCGACCTCGACATCGTGCGCGACAATTTCAAGGCTTTCCGTCACGCGTTGCCCGATAGCGCCATCTACTACGCCGTGAAGGCCAATCCGGCACCGGAGATCCTGCGCCTGCTCGCCGGTCTCGGCTCCAACTTCGATTGCGCATCGGTCGCCGAAATCGAAATGGCGCTCGATGCCGGTGCGACCCCGGCTCGCATCTCCTATGGCAACACCATCAAGAAGGAGCGCGACATTGCCCGCGCTCACGCGCTCGGCATCAACCTCTTCGCGGTCGACAGCCATGAAGAGGTTGAGAAGGTCGCGCGCGCCGCTCCTGGCGCCCGTGTCTTCTGCCGCGTGCTGACCGATGGCGAAGGCGCCGAATGGCCGCTGTCGCGCAAGTTCGGCTGCGTGCCGCAGATGGCCGTCGACGTGCTCGTCTACGCCCACCAGCTCGGCCTCGTTTCCTATGGCGTGTCGTTCCATGTCGGCTCGCAGATGACGAAGCTCGACGCCTGGGATGCGGCGCTCGCCGATGCCAAGCGGGTCTTCGTGCAGCTTGCCAAGCAGGGCATCGAGCTCAAGATGGTCAACATGGGCGGCGGCTTCCCGACGAAGTATCTCCGGGACGTTCCGTCGGCCGAAGCCTATGGCCAGGCGATCTTCGGTGCGCTGAAGAAGCACTTCGGCAACAACATTCCGGAGACGATCATCGAGCCGGGCCGCGGCATGGTCGGCAATGCCGGCGTGATCAAGGCGGAGGTCGTTCTCGTCTCGAAGAAATCGGACAACGACAGCCATCGCTGGGTGTTCCTCGACATCGGCAAGTTCGGCGGTCTCGCCGAGACGATGGACGAGGCGATCCGCTACCCGATCCGCACGGCGCGCGACGCCGACGCGATGGAGCCCTGCGTGCTGGCCGGCCCGACCTGCGATTCGGCCGACGTGCTCTACGAGAGGAACATGTACCCGCTGCCGATCTCGCTGACGATCGGCGACGAGGTTCTGATCGAGGGCACAGGCGCCTACACGACCACCTACTCGGCCGTCGCCTTCAATGGCTTCGAGCCGCTGAAGGCCTATGTGATCTGA
- a CDS encoding 2-dehydro-3-deoxy-phosphogluconate aldolase — MSAKTDKLLSILKLQPVVPVLVIDDAATAVPLARALVAGGLKAIEITLRTPAALEAIRAVASEVEGAVAGAGTILNAAQFEEAVKAGSEFIVTPGTTQELIDVANDHAVPLLPGAATASEVMGLREEGYDVMKFFPAEQAGGAAYLKSLSSPLAGTLFCPTGGISLANARDYLSLPNVVCVGGSWVAPKELVAKGDWAGITKLAAEAFALKG; from the coding sequence ATGAGTGCGAAGACCGACAAGCTTCTTTCCATCCTCAAGCTGCAACCGGTTGTGCCGGTGCTGGTGATCGACGATGCGGCAACCGCTGTGCCGCTCGCCCGCGCGCTAGTGGCAGGCGGCCTGAAGGCGATCGAGATCACGCTGCGCACGCCGGCGGCGCTCGAGGCGATCCGCGCCGTGGCGAGCGAAGTGGAGGGCGCCGTTGCCGGGGCCGGCACCATCCTCAACGCCGCGCAGTTCGAAGAGGCGGTGAAGGCCGGCTCCGAGTTCATCGTTACTCCCGGCACGACGCAGGAGCTGATCGATGTCGCCAATGACCACGCGGTGCCGCTGCTGCCGGGGGCGGCAACGGCCAGCGAAGTGATGGGGCTGCGCGAGGAAGGCTACGACGTCATGAAGTTCTTCCCGGCCGAACAGGCCGGCGGTGCCGCCTATCTGAAGTCGCTGTCCTCGCCGCTTGCCGGCACTTTGTTCTGCCCGACCGGCGGCATTTCGCTCGCCAATGCGCGCGACTATCTTTCGCTGCCGAACGTCGTCTGCGTCGGCGGATCCTGGGTGGCGCCGAAGGAGCTGGTTGCGAAGGGCGACTGGGCCGGCATTACCAAGCTTGCCGCCGAGGCCTTCGCCCTCAAAGGATAA
- a CDS encoding aconitase X swivel domain-containing protein, whose product MTVRLRATTLVAGSAAAETLVLSEPLSFWGGLDSASGRIIDQWHPQKNAVMSGRILVMRAGRGSSSGSSVLAEALRRGTGPAGIVLLARDAIVTVGAMVAAELYGKSCPVVLASEADWMAITGAGSLAIDTQDEAAIEI is encoded by the coding sequence GTGACGGTGCGGCTCCGGGCAACAACACTGGTCGCCGGATCGGCGGCGGCGGAAACCCTGGTGCTGTCGGAACCTTTAAGCTTCTGGGGCGGCCTCGACTCGGCGTCCGGCCGGATCATCGACCAGTGGCATCCGCAGAAGAACGCGGTGATGAGCGGCCGCATCCTGGTGATGCGGGCAGGGCGCGGCTCGAGCTCCGGCAGTTCGGTGCTGGCCGAAGCGCTTCGCCGTGGAACCGGTCCGGCCGGCATCGTGCTCTTGGCGCGCGACGCGATCGTCACGGTCGGGGCGATGGTGGCGGCCGAGCTCTATGGAAAGTCCTGTCCGGTGGTCCTCGCCAGCGAGGCCGACTGGATGGCGATCACCGGAGCCGGCTCATTGGCGATCGATACGCAGGACGAAGCGGCGATCGAGATTTGA
- a CDS encoding tellurite resistance TerB family protein: MFDAKKLLDQFLGSQMPGAGGTVGGRADQVTKLAKDNPLATGAIAAVLLGTKSGRTLAGNAAVLGGLAAIAGLGYQAYKNYQAGQAPQPASSAPAQLPAPPADSGFAAPEALSNDFALVLVRAMIAAARADGHIDATERGRILDKLSLSGLSADAAAFLEKELADPIDLDAIVAAGKTEEERVEIYTASRLAIEPDGRAERGYLDLLAGRLGLADALVDHIEATVSAAKVSI, encoded by the coding sequence ATGTTCGACGCGAAGAAATTGCTGGATCAGTTCTTGGGTTCGCAGATGCCCGGCGCCGGCGGCACGGTCGGCGGCCGCGCCGACCAGGTGACCAAGCTCGCCAAGGACAATCCTCTGGCGACCGGCGCGATCGCGGCCGTGCTGCTCGGCACGAAGTCGGGACGCACGCTGGCCGGCAATGCGGCTGTTCTCGGCGGCTTGGCGGCGATCGCCGGCCTTGGCTATCAGGCCTACAAGAACTACCAGGCCGGCCAGGCGCCGCAACCGGCGTCTTCAGCACCCGCACAACTCCCCGCACCGCCGGCCGATTCCGGCTTCGCGGCACCGGAAGCGCTCAGCAACGACTTCGCGCTGGTGCTCGTTCGCGCCATGATCGCTGCAGCCCGGGCGGATGGCCATATCGACGCAACCGAGCGCGGCCGGATCCTGGACAAGCTCTCCCTTTCCGGTCTTTCGGCGGATGCCGCGGCTTTCCTTGAAAAAGAGCTCGCCGATCCGATCGATCTGGACGCCATCGTCGCTGCCGGCAAGACGGAGGAGGAGCGGGTCGAGATCTACACGGCGTCGCGGCTTGCAATCGAGCCGGACGGCCGGGCGGAGCGCGGCTACCTCGATCTTCTAGCCGGACGGCTTGGACTTGCCGATGCGCTTGTCGACCATATCGAGGCGACGGTGTCCGCGGCGAAGGTTTCCATTTAG
- a CDS encoding CYTH domain-containing protein — MAKEIERKFLVASDGWKERADGGIRLRQAYIVTMEDRSVRVRIHGNKWARLTVKIGKSALVRNEYEYDLPMDDARELLAQGVGIVIEKRRYRVPHKGFTWEVDVYEGALEGLVVAEVEMKRETDLPALPSWVGREITGDRRYSNQALATEGLLVAQR; from the coding sequence ATGGCGAAGGAGATAGAGCGCAAGTTTCTGGTCGCTTCCGACGGCTGGAAGGAGCGCGCCGACGGAGGGATCAGGCTGCGCCAGGCCTATATCGTCACCATGGAGGATCGTTCGGTGCGCGTGCGGATCCACGGCAACAAATGGGCACGCCTCACCGTCAAGATCGGCAAATCGGCCCTTGTCCGCAACGAATACGAATACGACCTGCCGATGGACGACGCCCGCGAGCTGCTGGCCCAGGGCGTTGGCATCGTCATCGAGAAGCGCCGCTACCGCGTGCCGCACAAGGGCTTTACCTGGGAGGTCGACGTTTACGAAGGGGCACTCGAAGGGCTCGTCGTCGCCGAAGTCGAAATGAAGCGCGAAACGGATTTGCCCGCTCTGCCCTCCTGGGTCGGACGAGAGATTACCGGCGACCGCCGCTATTCCAACCAGGCGCTTGCCACCGAGGGACTCTTGGTCGCGCAACGATGA
- a CDS encoding nickel/cobalt transporter, translated as MLNLRRIGGPLAAGLLLAALSATLAMAQSPLGIGSAEPSIQATGLFGGFFAWVNMEQQSFYRLLTEALKGMRENPWQLWSLIGLSFAYGVFHAAGPGHGKAVISSYMIANETELKRGVLLSFLSSILQGVVAILLIGAVYLVLRGSSINMTRATHSLEVSSYALIAAFGGWLVFRKLRSMMRPAASDHAHREHAHHDHGHYDHGHHGHDHSHHHHEHPHSHDAGEVCATCGHVHAPDPQMLKGDRFALSEAWSAIVAVGLRPCSGALIVLSFALLNGLYLGGVLSVFAMSIGTAITVSILATLAVTAKGFALRYASSQSAAARLSNGIEIAGALLVLVLGLVLLGAALQG; from the coding sequence ATGCTGAACCTGCGCAGGATCGGCGGTCCGCTCGCCGCCGGCCTTCTGCTGGCGGCCCTTTCGGCGACGCTCGCAATGGCGCAATCGCCGCTCGGCATCGGCTCCGCCGAGCCTTCGATCCAAGCGACGGGCCTCTTCGGCGGGTTTTTCGCCTGGGTGAACATGGAGCAGCAAAGCTTCTACCGGCTGCTGACCGAGGCACTCAAGGGCATGCGCGAGAACCCCTGGCAGCTCTGGTCGCTGATCGGCCTTTCCTTCGCCTATGGCGTCTTCCACGCGGCCGGCCCCGGCCACGGCAAGGCGGTGATCTCCTCCTATATGATCGCCAACGAGACGGAACTGAAACGCGGCGTGCTCCTGTCGTTCCTCTCCTCGATCCTGCAGGGCGTCGTCGCGATCCTGCTGATCGGCGCCGTCTATCTGGTGCTGCGCGGCTCCTCGATCAACATGACACGCGCAACCCATTCGCTCGAGGTCTCAAGCTACGCGCTGATTGCCGCCTTCGGCGGCTGGCTGGTGTTCCGCAAGCTGCGATCGATGATGCGGCCGGCCGCCAGCGACCACGCCCACCGCGAGCACGCTCATCACGATCATGGCCACTATGATCACGGCCATCACGGCCACGATCATTCGCATCACCACCATGAGCACCCCCACTCCCATGACGCCGGCGAGGTCTGCGCCACCTGCGGCCACGTCCACGCGCCGGATCCGCAGATGCTCAAGGGCGACCGCTTTGCGCTCAGCGAAGCCTGGTCGGCGATCGTCGCCGTGGGTCTACGCCCCTGCTCCGGTGCCTTGATCGTGCTTTCCTTCGCGCTCCTGAACGGCCTCTACCTCGGCGGCGTGCTCTCGGTCTTCGCCATGTCGATCGGCACCGCGATCACCGTCTCGATCCTCGCCACCCTCGCCGTCACCGCCAAGGGTTTCGCGCTCCGCTACGCCTCCAGCCAATCGGCCGCGGCCCGCCTCTCGAACGGCATCGAGATCGCCGGCGCGCTGCTGGTGCTGGTTCTGGGGCTTGTTCTGCTGGGGGCCGCGCTGCAAGGCTGA
- a CDS encoding DUF1007 family protein: protein MNTRRLVLAGLMTLLTPGLAAAHPHIFAEARLEIVSDEQGNIGELRNVWRFDELFSASVVLDFDKNSNATLDPEELKEVGQTVLESLSEYNYYTTIFDNGKSVKVNRPDGITVDYKDNQLLMMFAVKPAEAMPLKGKLSFGVYDPTMYTAMDFPTDDDLTVIGEKIEACKHQVVRPDPDEVLAENKDTLTDAFWNDPTGTDMSKLFATRIEVTC, encoded by the coding sequence ATGAACACACGACGCCTCGTCCTGGCCGGCCTCATGACCCTGCTGACGCCCGGGCTCGCCGCCGCCCATCCGCACATCTTTGCCGAGGCGCGGCTGGAAATCGTCTCCGACGAACAGGGCAACATCGGCGAGTTGCGCAATGTCTGGCGCTTCGACGAGCTGTTCTCGGCAAGCGTCGTGCTCGACTTCGATAAGAACTCCAACGCCACGCTCGATCCGGAGGAACTGAAAGAGGTCGGCCAGACTGTGCTGGAGTCGCTTTCCGAGTACAACTACTACACGACGATCTTCGACAACGGGAAATCCGTGAAGGTCAATCGGCCCGACGGCATCACCGTCGACTACAAGGACAACCAGCTCTTGATGATGTTCGCGGTCAAGCCGGCCGAGGCGATGCCGCTCAAGGGCAAGCTCTCTTTCGGCGTCTACGACCCGACCATGTACACGGCGATGGACTTCCCGACCGACGATGACCTGACCGTCATCGGTGAGAAGATCGAAGCGTGCAAGCATCAGGTGGTGCGGCCGGACCCCGACGAGGTGCTGGCCGAGAACAAGGACACGCTCACCGACGCCTTCTGGAACGATCCGACCGGGACCGACATGTCGAAACTCTTTGCAACCAGGATCGAGGTCACATGCTGA
- a CDS encoding LysE family translocator, with translation MNETTILAFAAVAFIGIATPGPTVLLALTNGSRYGVRRSGYGMIGAILSDFVLIGAVALGLGALLAASEFWFSVVKWLGAAYLAFLGVTLLRSQGTLDVSQEPQGTGACTRRAIFLKSFLVAVTNPKGYLFFSAFLPQFIDVALPQAQQYAALALVFASIDFMVMFGYALLGSQALRFLKRSGAVWLDRVCGGALLALAGSLAFYRRATT, from the coding sequence ATGAACGAGACGACCATCCTTGCATTCGCCGCCGTCGCCTTTATCGGCATCGCGACACCGGGACCGACCGTGCTCCTGGCGCTGACCAACGGGTCGCGCTATGGCGTCCGCCGCTCCGGCTACGGAATGATCGGCGCGATACTTTCGGACTTCGTGCTGATCGGCGCCGTGGCGCTCGGCCTCGGCGCGCTGCTCGCCGCATCCGAATTCTGGTTCTCGGTGGTCAAGTGGCTCGGCGCCGCCTATCTCGCTTTCCTCGGCGTCACGCTGCTGCGCTCCCAAGGCACGCTCGATGTCTCGCAGGAGCCTCAGGGCACCGGAGCCTGTACGCGGCGCGCGATCTTCCTGAAGAGCTTCCTCGTCGCCGTCACCAACCCCAAGGGCTATCTGTTCTTTTCCGCCTTCCTGCCGCAATTCATCGACGTGGCGCTGCCACAAGCACAGCAATACGCCGCGCTGGCCCTCGTCTTCGCCTCGATCGATTTCATGGTGATGTTCGGCTATGCGCTGCTTGGTTCGCAGGCCCTACGCTTCCTGAAGCGCTCCGGCGCGGTCTGGTTGGATCGCGTCTGCGGCGGCGCGTTGCTGGCGCTTGCCGGTTCGCTGGCATTCTATCGTCGCGCCACCACCTGA